In one window of Prevotella sp. E13-17 DNA:
- a CDS encoding GxxExxY protein encodes MDGELLIKRVMDCAGKVRRQLGPGYLEAVYKNAMLIELRKNNLGYEVERPISVYYDGIVVGDYKADIVVEKQLILELKAVNSLHVAHELQLVNYLTATGIDNGLLINFGSEEIQFKRKFRVYRKRFEK; translated from the coding sequence ATGGACGGTGAATTACTGATAAAACGGGTGATGGACTGCGCTGGAAAGGTGCGTAGGCAGTTAGGTCCTGGATATCTAGAGGCTGTCTATAAAAATGCTATGTTGATAGAGTTGCGTAAGAATAATCTGGGCTATGAGGTAGAACGTCCAATCTCTGTGTATTACGACGGAATTGTAGTGGGAGATTATAAAGCTGATATCGTTGTGGAAAAGCAATTGATATTGGAACTAAAGGCAGTCAATTCATTACATGTGGCCCACGAACTACAGCTCGTAAACTACCTGACTGCAACAGGCATCGACAATGGACTGCTCATCAACTTTGGCTCAGAAGAAATACAATTCAAACGCAAATTCCGCGTCTATCGTAAACGCTTTGAAAAATAG
- the menB gene encoding 1,4-dihydroxy-2-naphthoyl-CoA synthase, with protein MTQREWKEIRKFDEILFEEFNGIAKITINRPRYRNAFTPKTTLELSQAFAACREMQNIRVVLLTGAMSEVPEGKTLADVKHAFCSGGDMHVKGRGGYIDDEGVPRLSVLDVQMQIRRLPKPVIAMVNGYAIGGGHVLHLVCDLTIASENAIFGQTGPKVGSFDAGFGSSYLARIVGQKKAREIWFMCRQYSAKEAEEMGMVNKVVPIEQLEDECVSWAETMMERSPIALRMIKAGLNAELDGQAGIQQLAGDCTMLYYFLDEAQEGGKAFLEKRKPDFDKYPKIP; from the coding sequence ATGACACAGAGAGAATGGAAAGAGATTAGGAAATTCGACGAGATACTGTTCGAAGAGTTTAATGGTATCGCAAAGATTACCATAAACCGTCCGCGCTATCGTAATGCGTTCACACCAAAGACGACTTTGGAACTGAGTCAGGCGTTTGCTGCCTGCCGAGAGATGCAGAACATTCGCGTGGTGCTGCTGACAGGCGCCATGAGCGAGGTGCCAGAGGGAAAGACGCTGGCCGACGTGAAGCATGCTTTTTGCTCAGGAGGTGACATGCACGTGAAAGGGCGTGGTGGCTATATTGATGATGAAGGTGTGCCTCGTCTGAGCGTGCTCGATGTGCAGATGCAGATACGCCGACTGCCTAAGCCCGTCATTGCAATGGTGAATGGCTATGCCATTGGTGGAGGACATGTTCTTCACTTGGTGTGCGATTTGACGATTGCTTCTGAGAACGCCATCTTTGGACAGACAGGTCCTAAGGTGGGTTCTTTCGATGCAGGCTTTGGTTCCAGCTATCTGGCTCGCATCGTTGGTCAGAAAAAAGCACGTGAGATTTGGTTTATGTGTCGACAGTACTCTGCTAAGGAAGCTGAAGAGATGGGTATGGTAAACAAGGTCGTGCCCATCGAACAGCTGGAAGACGAGTGCGTCAGCTGGGCTGAGACGATGATGGAGCGTTCGCCTATCGCTCTGCGAATGATTAAGGCAGGATTGAATGCTGAACTCGACGGACAGGCTGGTATCCAGCAATTGGCTGGCGACTGTACCATGCTTTATTATTTCCTTGACGAGGCTCAGGAAGGAGGCAAGGCTTTCCTGGAGAAACGTAAGCCAGACTTCGATAAATATCCCAAAATTCCTTGA